A region from the Ptychodera flava strain L36383 chromosome 12, AS_Pfla_20210202, whole genome shotgun sequence genome encodes:
- the LOC139144931 gene encoding RPA-related protein RADX-like: MASDVPDDQGQSLLSQRTVFNLKETVRRLQTVGNRIEPTNLLVVAVERYQVDGNFYVETGRSENDQSHSYDITLSDGTHLIKCILAAKLNIDVQQNKLYAGCVVRLLDCKLHYNETSLKAESYLIIEDLDCLQIDVPHLQTDSITFWPGASRHEKSNEPLAVSRECYLALWNDSDPYGDPWNTEVIPTKLPNRAIPSITNIGKVVEKWQRVRLQKPYPPILGRILSKARLHYYGKPSRLREKWPYQVYLEIADSTGCVSAVLWTRLAPKYFNSLQVGTVLLLENYDIKKRYSQHTRPVLHNPELKFLEAELSLNSSHPEAVIQLIRPTTIPNDFRLHNVNHQFLTRRQLRGTPDQLICDVCGIVTFVGRWQRTRNTKKGASRDSFWSWRWVHIMDHTSSKPIILQLYSTAQPHVHNQVRPCQLLVCTQMKVQHQFGRNSRSLQCLFLTTTNETQLHIDNHSASTYKNEIIISMLQSWRNSVVFKEALETSAVGGYYSSQHCLPGLKTTKNSFLLIMC, from the exons ATGGCTTCGGACGTTCCCGATGATCAGGGACAATCGTTGCTTTCCCAGCGAACGGTGTTTAATCTGAAAGAAACCGTGCGAAGACTTCAAACGGTTGGGAATAGAATTGAACCGACTAACCTCCTA GTTGTTGCTGTTGAGAGGTACCAGGTGGATGGTAATTTCTATGTGGAGACTGGCCGATCAGAGAATGATCAGAGTCACAGCTATGACATCACACTCTCTGATGGAACTCACCTCATCAAGTGCATACTAGCTGCAAAACTGAACATCGATGTCCAACAGAACAAG CTGTATGCTGGCTGTGTGGTAAGACTGCTGGATTGTAAACTACACTACAATGAAACCAGTCTGAAAGCTGAAAGCTACCTCATCATAGAGGATCTGGATTGTCTTCAGATAGATGTACCTCATTTACAAACAG ATTCAATAACATTCTGGCCGGGTGCCAGCAGGCATGAGAAATCCAATGAGCCGCTGGCAGTGAGCAGGGAATGCTACCTTGCATTGTGGAATGACAGTGATCCGTATGGAGATCCATGGAATACTGAAG TCATCCCAACAAAACTGCCAAACAGAGCCATTCCATCAATAACAAACATTGGGAAAGTGGTTGAGAAGTGGCAGAGAGTTAGATTACAGAAACCCTATCCGCCAATCCTTGGTAGAATACTCAGTAAAGCTAGACTCCATTACTATGGTAAACCATCAAGACTCAGAGAGAAATGGCCGTATCAG GTTTATTTAGAGATAGCTGACAGTACTGGGTGTGTATCTGCTGTGCTGTGGACAAGACTTGcaccaaaatatttcaatag CTTGCAGGTGGGAACAGTTCTACTTCTTGAAAACTATGACATCAAGAAGAGATACAGTCAACACACACGACCCGTGCTACACAACCCAGAACTAAAATTCCTGGAAGCTGAGCTGAGTTTAAATTCCAGTCACCCAGAGGCTGTGATACAACTAATCAGACCTACCACCATTCCCAATGACTTCAGATTGCACAATGTCAATCATCAATTTCTGACAAGGAGGCAACTCAG GGGTACACCAGATCAGCTGATATGTGACGTGTGTGGCATTGTGACATTTGTTGGTAGATGGCAGAGAACAAGGAACACCAAGAAAG GAGCCAGTAGGGACAGTTTTTGGAGCTGGAGATGGGTTCATATAATGGATCATACCAGTTCTAAACCAATCATCTTACAGCTATACAGCACGGCACAG ccaCATGTGCACAACCAGGTAAGGCCTTGTCAGCTTCTGGTCTGTACTCAGATGAAAGTTCAACATCAGTTCGGAAGGAATTCAAGGTCATTGCAGTGTCTGTTCTTGACCACAACCAATGAAACTCAG TTGCATATTGATAATCACTCAGCAAGTACctacaaaaatgaaatcataatTAGCATGCTACAGTCATGGAGGAATTCTGTCGTCTTCAAGGAGGCTCTGGAGACGTCAGCTGTTGGTGGTTATTACAGCTCCCAGCACTGCCTACCAGGTTTGAAGACTACGAAAAACAGTTTTCTCCTGATAATGTGTTGA
- the LOC139146036 gene encoding uncharacterized protein, which yields MASNGDTSKSDGLIDIKVVHNEKTYTIRSDRKTAEKLKNDSKYLLEIIKKAEETERTKCTATSATTQPTNVSSKIMTDKSSPHQAEETQICGDQLQVPGTETPTKWPKGASTTLVQLRLNKDEEFHKHKVHKQLWNEINNEMKDRGYTFTADQCLNKWKSLKREYKSTVDHNSHTGNNKKTCLFYEEFNRLYGNKQVHAQIIPLSHHLKLVKVTVLLLWWITLTMPHPQNQEAEASVQM from the exons ATGGCGTCAAACGGCGACACATCCAAAAG CGATGGATTGATAGACATTAAAGTTGTGCATAACGAGAAGACATATACGATAAGATCGGATCGCAAGACTGCTGAAAAACTTAAGAATG ATTCAAAATACCTGCTTGAAATTATAAAGAAAGCAGAAGAGACAGAAAGAACCAAATGTACAGCTACCAGTGCAACTACACAGCCAACAAATGTATCCAGCAAAATTATGACTGACAAGTCAAGCCCTCATCAAGCAGAAGAAACTCAAATCTGCGGTGATCAACTTCAAGTTCCTGGAACTGAAACACCAACAAAATGGCCAAAGGGGGCATCAACAACTCTTGTACAACTGCGACTTAACAAGGATGAGGAATTTCATAAGCATAAA GTCCATAAACAGCTATGGAATGAAATTAACAATGAGATGAAGGATAGAGGTTACACTTTTACTGCTGATCAGTGTCTGAACAAATGGAAAAGCCTTAAAAGAGAGTACAAGAGCACCGTTGATCACAATTCTCATACaggcaacaacaaaaaaacatgtcTCTTTTATGAAGAGTTCAACCGCCTGTATGGGAACAAACAAGTACACGCCCAGATTATACCATTGAGTCATCACTTAAAGCTGGTGAAGGTGACAGTGTTGCTCCTGTGGTGGATCACACTGACAATGCCACACCCTCAAAACCAAGAGGCAGAAGCAAGCGTTCAAATGTAG
- the LOC139146035 gene encoding uncharacterized protein — protein sequence MAARMIVDDEAQNIAIFNFLEEILQDDVIFDVNGRTIPMAISLFFNKREKVPKISDYAENVIPLYSLDDFRQHFRLCRTTFEIVFQSIAPNLTVANNGGHLPIEPSKQFLIFIWYISNRSSMRDVAERFGVSKYTVHFCCKRVMDVLLPLKNKIIQWPHNDRMVGIAASIQQERHLPNVVGIIDGTHIRITNLPGQTDDYINRKSYASVQLQLVVDDHLIINDAFVGWPGSTHDARVLRNSELYSSAAELIPEGMYIIGDSAYPLQPWLLTPYRDTGHLTPPQRNYNKILSSSRQVVERSIGHLKGRFRRLQEISSPSISTVCKLIMCGCILHNFCILTDDDIESYINLDAVDDANNFENIFHNNLDAAVLRDNIVAIIQ from the exons ATGGCGGCGCGTATGATAGTGGACGACGAAGCGCAAAACATAGCGATCTTTAATTTTCTCGAAGAAATTTTACAagacgatgttatttttgaTGTCAACGGCCGCACCATACCGATGGCAATAAgtcttttcttcaataagagagAGAAAGTTCCTAAAATAAGCGACTACGCTGAAAATGTAATTCCCCTGTATAGCCTTGACGATTTCCGACAACACTTCAGATTATGCAGGACGACATTTGAGATAGTGTTCCAGAGCATTGCTCCCAATCTTACGGTAGCAAACAACGGAGGACACCTGCCGATAGAACCATCGAAGcagtttttgatatttatatggtATATTAGCAACAGGTCCAGTATGCGAGATGTTGCTGAACGGTTTGGTGTGTCTAAGTATACCGTCCACTTCTGCTGCAAGAGAGTAATGGATGTTTTGTTACCTTTAAAG AATAAGATCATTCAGTGGCCTCATAATGACAGGATGGTTGGAATCGCAGCATCAATTCAGCAAGAGAGGCATTTACCAAACGTAGTTGGTATAATTGATGGAACGCACATCAGAATAACAAATCTTCCAGGCCAAACTGATGATTATATCAACAGAAAAAGCTATGCTTCTGTTCAACTCCAGTTGGTTGTTGATGATCACTTGATCATCAACGATGCCTTTGTTGGATGGCCTGGTTCAACTCATGATGCACGGGTGCTACGGAATTCAGAATTATACTCATCTGCAGCTGAACTGATTCCTGAAGGCATGTACATCATCGGAGACAGTGCATATCCCCTGCAGCCTTGGTTGTTGACTCCTTATCGAGATACCGGTCACCTGACACCTCCTcaaagaaattataataaaattcTCAGTTCAAGCCGTCAAGTTGTGGAGCGAAGTATAGGACACTTGAAAGGGCGTTTTCGCCGATTGCAAGAAATATCTAGCCCCAGTATTTCCACAGTGTGCAAGCTGATCATGTGTGGTTGCATCTTacacaatttttgtattttgacagatGATGACATAGAATCATACATTAATCTAGATGCTGTTGATGATgccaataattttgaaaatattttccacaATAATTTAGACGCTGCGGTTCTTCGTGATAATATTGTTGCAATTATTCAATAA